In Candidatus Angelobacter sp., a single genomic region encodes these proteins:
- a CDS encoding GNAT family N-acetyltransferase has protein sequence MLDAILEEFPKEITLKDNFKVLLRPLESSDEKAFHDFFLAVPEQERMFIKHRVTEPEVIGDWCRNIDLGRNLPLLALTGNKIIGDATLHQQLGGWKRHIGRVSVLVHPQYRGRGLAKSLVVEIIELSRHIGLEKLEAEFIGGQETAIKMFGLLGFAQLLRLPNYVRDMKAISHDYVLMGLGLETDEEYAGME, from the coding sequence ATGCTGGACGCCATACTCGAGGAATTTCCGAAGGAAATTACGTTGAAGGACAACTTCAAGGTCCTCCTGCGCCCCCTCGAGTCCTCCGATGAGAAGGCTTTTCACGATTTCTTCCTCGCCGTGCCGGAACAAGAGCGGATGTTCATCAAACACCGCGTCACGGAACCGGAAGTGATCGGCGACTGGTGCAGAAACATTGATCTGGGCCGCAACCTGCCGTTGCTGGCGCTCACCGGAAACAAAATCATCGGCGACGCCACCTTGCACCAGCAGTTGGGCGGCTGGAAACGGCACATCGGGCGGGTGAGCGTGTTGGTACACCCGCAGTACCGCGGGCGGGGACTGGCCAAGTCACTGGTGGTGGAAATCATTGAGCTTTCCCGACATATCGGCCTCGAAAAACTGGAGGCAGAGTTCATCGGCGGACAGGAAACGGCGATCAAGATGTTTGGCTTGCTTGGTTTCGCTCAGTTGCTGCGGCTGCCCAACTATGTGAGAGACATGAAGGCCATCTCGCACGATTACGTGTTGATGGGCCTCGGCCTCGAGACGGACGAGGAATACGCGGGAATGGAGTGA